Proteins from a single region of Natrinema salifodinae:
- a CDS encoding maleate cis-trans isomerase family protein: protein MAEPEPDSDTDRNDRGDSGRRGRLGLIVPSSNATAEPEFRDYLPDSITVHGARMALESVTVDELDAMSDDAARAAELLGHADVDAVAYACTTGSLIHGPGFDAELEDRLERAAGVPAVATARSVVRALEALDAERIAVATPYTDELDEKEREFLDAAGFEVAALDGRGLAANAAIGELAPTDARDQVTDLIGSDIDDLDAVFVSCTNYRSLAAVEGLEADLGLPVVTSNGATLWDVCGAAGFEADGPGALFDRGRDR from the coding sequence GCCGCGGTCGGCTGGGCCTGATCGTCCCCTCGTCGAACGCGACGGCCGAACCCGAGTTCCGCGACTACCTCCCGGACTCGATCACCGTCCACGGCGCGCGGATGGCCCTCGAGTCGGTCACAGTCGACGAGCTCGACGCGATGAGCGACGACGCGGCCCGCGCGGCCGAACTACTGGGCCACGCCGACGTCGACGCGGTCGCCTACGCCTGCACGACCGGCAGTCTGATCCACGGTCCCGGATTCGACGCCGAACTCGAGGACCGATTGGAGCGGGCGGCCGGCGTCCCCGCGGTCGCGACGGCCCGGTCGGTCGTGCGCGCGCTCGAGGCGCTCGACGCCGAACGAATCGCGGTCGCGACGCCGTACACCGACGAACTCGACGAGAAGGAACGGGAGTTCCTCGACGCGGCGGGGTTCGAGGTCGCGGCGCTCGACGGGCGCGGCCTAGCGGCCAACGCGGCGATCGGTGAACTGGCGCCGACGGACGCGAGGGACCAGGTGACCGACCTGATCGGCTCCGATATCGACGACCTCGACGCCGTCTTTGTCTCGTGTACGAACTACCGATCGCTCGCCGCGGTCGAGGGGCTCGAAGCCGACCTCGGTCTGCCGGTGGTCACGAGCAACGGCGCGACGCTGTGGGACGTCTGCGGGGCGGCCGGGTTCGAAGCCGACGGGCCGGGCGCGCTGTTCGATCGCGGTCGCGATCGGTAG
- a CDS encoding coenzyme F420-0:L-glutamate ligase: MELNGVADLPEVRPRDDIAELVADRADLEPGDVLTVASTVVSKAEGRTANLEDYPVSGRAQEIADRIAELSGEEKDPRFAQAVLDESAELLIDVPFMLAETRFGHICPNAGIDRSNVPDHDILLLPRKPSESAERIRAGLEGRGYEDVAVVVTDTCGRPFRHGQTGVAIGWAGMPASRDWRGERDRDGHELGVTVQSVVDELASAANLITGEAADGTPAVIVRDWDFGDLEGSDELFRSVEDDLVREALREWRFEG; the protein is encoded by the coding sequence ATGGAACTCAACGGCGTGGCAGACCTGCCCGAAGTCCGCCCCCGCGACGACATCGCCGAACTCGTCGCGGATCGGGCCGACCTCGAGCCGGGCGACGTGCTCACCGTCGCTAGCACCGTCGTCTCGAAGGCGGAGGGTCGCACGGCAAACCTGGAGGACTACCCCGTCAGCGGCCGCGCACAGGAGATCGCCGACCGGATCGCGGAGCTCAGCGGCGAGGAGAAGGATCCGCGGTTCGCCCAGGCGGTCCTCGACGAGAGCGCGGAACTGCTGATCGACGTCCCGTTCATGCTGGCCGAGACCCGCTTCGGACATATCTGCCCGAACGCGGGGATCGACCGCTCGAACGTGCCCGACCACGACATCCTGCTCCTCCCGCGGAAGCCGAGCGAGAGTGCCGAGCGGATCCGCGCGGGGCTCGAAGGGCGGGGCTACGAGGACGTCGCGGTGGTCGTGACAGACACCTGCGGGCGGCCGTTCCGCCACGGCCAGACCGGCGTCGCGATCGGCTGGGCCGGCATGCCCGCGAGCCGCGACTGGCGCGGCGAACGCGACCGCGACGGCCACGAACTCGGCGTCACCGTCCAGTCCGTGGTCGACGAACTCGCCAGCGCCGCGAACCTCATCACCGGCGAAGCGGCCGACGGCACGCCCGCAGTCATCGTCCGCGACTGGGACTTCGGCGACCTCGAAGGGAGCGACGAACTGTTCCGCTCGGTCGAGGACGACCTGGTCCGGGAGGCGCTGCGGGAGTGGAGGTTCGAGGGATAA
- a CDS encoding 5,10-methylenetetrahydromethanopterin reductase yields the protein MVGNSTSAGITWGIELTPEHPPERIATLAALAEDEGFDAAFASSHYFNRDPFVVLSRMADATDELRLGSGVVNPYETHPVKLAAQTATIDEISDGRAVFGVGAGDRSSLSNLGVERDRPLRRVLETFDLARDLWAGETVSHEGTFTAQDAALNLDPPSERIPVYVGAQGPHMLRMSAKHADGVLINAAHPRDLEWAAGQLEQGLADRPDDRDSFEALAFASVSVAGDEDAAREAARPPVAFIVGGAAEPVLERHDIDREAASAVGDALERGELSEAFGRVTPEMIDAFCIAGTTETVADRFAAALEHVDGIVVGSPLGPDLEDAVGRASEALALVTEL from the coding sequence ATGGTCGGAAATTCGACGTCCGCTGGGATAACCTGGGGTATCGAACTCACGCCCGAACACCCGCCCGAGCGGATCGCGACCCTCGCGGCGCTGGCCGAAGACGAGGGGTTCGACGCCGCGTTCGCGAGCAGTCACTACTTCAACCGCGATCCGTTCGTCGTCCTCTCGCGGATGGCCGACGCCACCGACGAGCTCCGGCTTGGATCGGGCGTCGTCAACCCCTACGAGACCCACCCCGTGAAACTGGCCGCGCAGACGGCGACGATCGACGAGATCAGCGACGGCCGCGCTGTCTTCGGGGTCGGCGCCGGCGACCGCTCGTCGCTGTCGAACCTCGGGGTCGAACGCGACCGCCCGCTGCGGCGCGTCCTCGAGACGTTCGACCTCGCGCGGGATCTCTGGGCCGGCGAGACGGTCTCCCACGAGGGGACGTTCACCGCGCAGGATGCGGCGCTCAACCTCGACCCGCCGTCCGAGCGGATCCCGGTCTACGTCGGTGCGCAGGGCCCGCACATGCTTCGGATGAGCGCGAAACACGCCGACGGCGTCCTGATCAACGCCGCCCATCCGCGCGACCTCGAGTGGGCGGCGGGGCAACTCGAGCAGGGCCTGGCGGACCGACCGGACGACCGCGACTCGTTCGAGGCGCTGGCCTTCGCGAGCGTCAGCGTCGCCGGCGACGAAGACGCCGCCCGCGAGGCGGCCAGGCCGCCGGTCGCCTTCATCGTCGGCGGGGCCGCGGAGCCGGTCTTGGAACGCCACGATATCGACCGCGAGGCCGCGAGCGCGGTGGGCGACGCGCTCGAGCGCGGGGAGTTGTCCGAGGCCTTCGGCCGGGTCACCCCCGAGATGATCGACGCCTTCTGTATCGCGGGAACGACCGAGACGGTCGCCGACCGGTTCGCGGCGGCGCTCGAACACGTCGACGGGATCGTCGTCGGGTCGCCGCTGGGACCGGACCTCGAGGACGCGGTGGGGCGCGCGAGCGAGGCGCTCGCGCTCGTGACCGAGCTCTGA
- a CDS encoding DUF7573 domain-containing protein has translation MTDDATLSNFVSADEADSDADSDPAADPGTAANTDRKTDADVGANADANTNTHATDTGHSTFAWGEYTCDRCGNATERAWRDDGDLVCPNCKKW, from the coding sequence GTGACCGACGACGCGACGCTTTCGAATTTCGTCTCCGCCGACGAGGCCGACAGCGACGCCGATTCCGACCCCGCTGCAGACCCCGGTACGGCGGCCAACACGGATCGGAAGACGGACGCAGACGTCGGCGCGAACGCGGACGCAAACACGAACACGCACGCGACCGACACCGGGCACTCGACGTTCGCCTGGGGCGAGTACACCTGCGATCGATGCGGGAACGCGACCGAGCGCGCCTGGCGGGACGACGGCGACCTGGTCTGTCCGAACTGCAAGAAATGGTAA
- a CDS encoding cold-shock protein, with amino-acid sequence MAKGTVAFFNDTGGYGFIETDDADEDVFFHMEDIGGPDLEEGQELEFEIVEAEKGPRATNVERL; translated from the coding sequence ATGGCGAAAGGTACGGTCGCATTCTTCAACGACACTGGCGGCTACGGATTCATCGAGACCGACGACGCGGACGAGGACGTGTTCTTCCACATGGAGGACATCGGCGGACCTGACCTCGAGGAGGGCCAGGAACTGGAGTTCGAAATCGTCGAGGCCGAGAAGGGGCCACGCGCGACCAACGTCGAGCGACTCTAG
- a CDS encoding AAA family ATPase, translating into MTDANPTANAGTEPSAADDALRISTVERLCEELEANVSRVIVGHDDVIEHVITAVLGRGHVLLDDVPGVGKTMLARSIAKSVDCTFSRVQFTPDLLPTDVVGVNVFNQQTREFEFQEGPVFGNIVLGDEINRAPPKTQAALLEAMEEQQVTVDGTTRDLPTPFTVIATQNAVEPNRTYDLPFAEVDRFMKKLHLGYPDPDEEAELLGRTVGDHPIESLDPITDRETLVAARETVSTVQVAEPVRRYATRLAAHTRENAHIGVSPRGTISLLRAAQARAVTNGREYVIPDDVQAEARVVMPHRIKTNGRDRDGGSVVEDALDRVPVE; encoded by the coding sequence ATGACTGATGCCAACCCGACAGCGAACGCAGGTACCGAGCCGTCGGCAGCCGACGACGCCCTCCGGATTTCGACGGTCGAGCGACTGTGCGAGGAGCTCGAGGCGAACGTCTCGCGCGTGATCGTCGGCCACGACGACGTGATCGAACATGTCATCACCGCCGTCCTCGGTCGCGGACACGTTCTGCTCGACGACGTGCCCGGCGTCGGCAAGACGATGCTCGCGCGGTCGATCGCGAAGTCCGTCGACTGTACGTTCAGCCGCGTCCAGTTCACGCCGGACCTCCTCCCGACCGACGTCGTCGGCGTCAACGTCTTCAACCAGCAGACCCGCGAGTTCGAGTTCCAGGAGGGCCCCGTCTTCGGCAACATCGTGCTGGGCGACGAGATCAACCGGGCGCCGCCCAAGACCCAGGCCGCCCTGCTCGAAGCGATGGAGGAACAGCAGGTCACCGTCGACGGGACGACCCGCGATCTGCCGACGCCCTTCACCGTGATCGCGACTCAGAACGCCGTCGAACCGAACCGGACCTACGACCTGCCCTTCGCCGAGGTCGACCGCTTCATGAAGAAGCTCCATCTGGGCTATCCCGATCCCGACGAAGAGGCCGAACTGCTCGGCCGGACGGTCGGGGACCACCCCATCGAGTCGCTCGACCCGATAACCGACCGCGAAACCCTCGTCGCCGCCCGCGAAACCGTCTCGACGGTGCAGGTCGCGGAACCCGTCCGGCGGTACGCGACGCGCCTGGCGGCCCACACGCGCGAGAACGCCCACATCGGCGTCAGCCCCCGCGGGACGATCTCGCTGCTGCGGGCGGCCCAGGCCCGCGCCGTCACGAACGGCCGGGAGTACGTGATTCCAGACGACGTGCAAGCCGAGGCGCGCGTAGTCATGCCCCACCGAATCAAGACGAACGGTCGCGACCGGGACGGCGGCTCGGTCGTCGAGGACGCGCTCGACCGCGTCCCCGTCGAATGA